CACGTCTCTTTTTGAGATTATCACGTTTATTGAGATACCTGTTCATCTTCCTGGCAACTTCCTTTATGGCAAGTTCTATCTCATCTTTTATTTCAGGGATCTCTGCCACAGCATCCTTTGATTCGGATGTGAACGGAACATTGGTCGATGCTACGTGAACTAGAATTACCACTGGACCGGTTGGAAGTCCACCGCCTGGCTGATTGATCCCGTACTGCTTCCATTTCACAGATTCAATAGCATGAGTGATAACACAACCTCCCTGTTGATACAGGAGAGGAACCCTGTTGGCAAAACGCATGATGTCCACACGGTCATCTTTCTGGAGTTCACCGCCAAAGGCAATTCCAACTTCAACAATGAAAGGATTGCCTGAATAGACAGATGCGGATCTGGTGGTTGTGGCTATGAAATCAACACTGAATTCTTTCTCAAGTCCTTTATAGATAAGATCTTCACCGATGGGTGAAAGACAATCAGTAGGAGGAGCCATTATCTTTACTCTTGAGAATGCATCCAGCAACTTGCGGGACTGGTCCCTTGTCATTTCATGAGGGTCAAGTTCCGGATCAAGACCGGAAGCCTTGCAGATCTCTTCTGCAGCGAGGTGACCAATCTTTGAGAAAGAGTAACGCAGGAATGGGGAAAGTTTCTGCCTTTCAGTATACCTCAGCATTTTCATGAGAGTACCAAGCTCAATTCCATGAGGATGCGGCAGGATCTCCTTTGCGGGGACAGGAAGTTTATCTGTTGCCCTTTCAAAGACCTCCTGGTTCCCATCGGGTTCGATAAGAGTAATTCTTGCATGAGGGTTCACGATTGCTGTGGCTTTAAGATATTCATAGATAGACTGACGTCTTCCTTTAACGTAGGAAGCTTCCATTTCCATCTCTATACGAGTACCATGTGGCCTGTCCCAGTCTACTACATCATCCTTCAGGATCTCCGGCTCGTTGGTGCTGGTATTTATCATCAGTTCGTAATAATGAGCAGGTTTTCCATGACCTATTTTAGATATGATCTTTGTGTGGTGACCGGAGGTCAGTTGTGAATAAAGTACGGATGCCGATATACCGATACCCTGCTGACCACGGCTCTGCTTGAGAGCGTGGAACCTTGAACCGTAAAGGAGTTTTGCAAAGACCTTGGGGATCTGCTCTTTGACAATACCAGGTCCGTTGTCCTCTACGATAATTACTACGTTATCTTTTCCAGAGCGTTCTATATGAAGGAAAATGTCCGGGAGAATCTCAGATTCCTCGCAAGCATCAAGGGAGTTATCCACTGCTTCCTTGACCGTTGTTATAAGACTGCGCGGGGCTGAGTCAAATCCCAGTATTTGCCTGTTCTTTTCAAAGAACTCTGCAACGCTTATTGATTTCTGGTTTTTGGCAAGTTCTTCTGCAATTGGATTATCCATAAAAGTATCTTCCTCGTCCGTTATTGGCCACTATCCCTTGTGACCAGAAAACAATAACCGGGAATATATAAAAATGTTTTTTCAGGATCACGGATATGTCTTTTCCGCAATCCTGCTTTTTGAGCAAAAGTTACTATTTTCAAGTTTTAAAAAAGGATAATGAAGTGATCTATTTCAGCTCTGCGCCCACGATCGTCTGGGTTGCAGTAACTGATTCAGTTTCACGGATAAGGTCAACTATGCTGTTAAGACTTCCAAGGTCATCAACCTCGATGATCACAACAAAGTCATATTCTCCAAAAACGTGATAGATATCCTTTATACCTTCTATTCTGTTGAGTTCGTTAAAAGCTGACCTTTCACTTCCAGGCAGCACATTAACCATTGTTACGCCTATAACCATTGTATCACTTAGACAGAAGTAGGATGCAAAGTATTTAGAAGTTTTCAATAATTCATTTGAGGCTCAAATAGGCATACGAAAATCAGAAAATCAATTTCATATTCAGTCGCCGCATTTTTAAAAACACCTCATCATAATGATGAGTATGAGGATAATCTTTATATACAAAGGGTATCATACTAAGAATTGATGAGCGGGTTATCCTCTTTTTGACAATAACCCCCACTCCCCAACCCGCTCATACTCCACTCCACTTTTCTTATCTACAACATTAAACAACCAGATAGCTGAAGCTGTTTTTGTATACATAGGAGTATAATCACCAAAAATCAATGGTTATGAATAGAAGAGTATGAATAATCATACAATGGCATACACCGATTATATAAAAATAACAAGTTACTTTTTTCCATTATGTTACACAATTCATACAGAATAATACAACAATCAAAATAAAAGAAGATGATGATATTTCATCAATACATCCACTTCATTTGAAAGCAAATGCCTGCTAATATATCAATTAGTTATAGGGGATAAATTGAATCCAAAAAGCATTGGGAAAAGAAAGAAGAATAAATTGCACCAGTAAACGACACCAAGAAACATTGCATTAAGAAATATATAATCAACTATAAATAAACATGCGTATACAAACAGACATGGATATTACATAATATATATTTAAACAAATGTTTTACATAATAAATAGTGTATCAATGACTATCTACTATAAAGTTTACTGTTGCTGATTTATGTCAAAAACACATGATAATATCGACCTTGATCAAGATCAGAAGTCAAACAAGGTCTTTTGTGGTTTTGCTGCAACCTCCTTTTTAGCAGGTGCTGATGCATCATTATTCTTAGAAGAGTCTTTTCCAAAAGCAGCATCTAAGGCGGCATTATTTGAAGCTGGCAGACGATCAAAACTAAGCTGGGAAGGATCTTTCTTTGGTGCTGCCTTTTCAATAAAGAATACAGGTTCGTCATCCGGGATGAATACCTGACGCTTTTTCTGCGCATCATCATAGACTGCCTGAAGCTTTTTGGTGACCTTCTTTGCCCCTGCCATGTGAAGCACCTCATCCATATCAAGCCCAAGAACAGCTACAACATCAGCAGCATATTCATCATCCTGAATCAGGCGTGAATACATGCCTGCTACTTCCAGACGGGAATAACGCATCGATTCGTTACAATGTGAACCAATCTTCACTGCAATGTTGTTCCTCATATCCCGACGGGAGCGCATCTGTCCCATCTTACGCCACAGAGATGGTGGCTGATATTTTACAAAACCTCCACGCATTCGGGATTTAGAAACCACCGTACCGCCGGTCATAAGCATGCCTGCATAACGCCACATGCGATAGTTCTGCCGCCTGCGAACACGTCCAAGGAAGCGGTCCGATCGGGAAAGATAGGAATAAGCATTGACAATATCAGGAGTAAGAGCTTCCTCTCCTTTGCCGGTATACTGGTATGGAAGATTCTCATCGACCCAGTGAATAAGGTCCTCTGGAGTTTCATCCAGATTATAGGTAGCCTCAAGAGCTGATGAAACATCCTTGCCCTTGAATATCCTTCCAACCACTTTGAATATGGATTCCTTGTTATCGCGTTCAGATGTAGAAATATCCTCAATATTGATCTCAGTACGACCCAGTGCAATGGCCTGGAGATCATTTACAGCACTTCTGAAGTCCCCGTCTGCGGATTCTGCGATCTTCTCAATAACACCCACACCGCACATGATACTTTCCTGTGCTGCAATTTTCTTTAGTGCAGGGATCATAGAACGTGACTGTACCGAACCGAATTTGAGCTCAAGACACAAAGAACGTACAGTAGATGAAAGTCCGTAAATATCGTTGGCAATAAGAACAATAGGCTGACTGGCTTTCTTGATAACATCGACTATTGCGCGTGCACCGCCGCGGTCACTGTTACCGTGAAGATTATCAGCTTCATCAAGAATTATGAGTCTCTTATCAGATGTGCCGGTGAGTGTTCTCATAGTTGAGGCTGAACCTGCAACCTTTTCGATGACACCTGCAGTCCTCTGGTCACTGGCATTAAGTTCGATGACCTCCCAGTTCATATCTCTGGCAAGCGCATGTGCAGATGAAGTTTTACCAATACCTGCCTGACCGTGCAATATTGCTGCCCTTTTTTCAGGAATACCATATTCCCATTGCTCGCCCCAGTTCCTGAGATCATCTATCACTTTCTTGTGGCCAACCACATCGCTAAGTGAGACTGGCCTGTACTTCTCTGCCCATTCCATCTGCACAGTCATGTTATTACCCAATATTCAGGAAAAGTAATTAATGTTTGCACCACTTTGTTGTTCTGATTGATATTATTGATGGTAGAGGTATCATCTATGGGATCGAAAAGTACAGAAAATCTCCTGGGCCTTATAGAGAAAAGGGCATTGCAGAACAGGGCAAGAGTTGCCATAGGGGTACGCAACCCAAGTCCCAAAATGCTGAAGAGTGCCAGGGACGCACACGTTGCAGGATATGCACATGTGATGCTGGTAGGAAACAAAAAAGAGATAGAAGAAATAGGTACAGACCTTGAGATAATTGGAACCAACGATCCCGAAAGAACTCTTGGAGACCTGCTCAAGTCCAGATATGTGGATGCTGCGGTCAGAGGAACAGCAGGAGCATCTCAAACACTATCACATCTCAAGAAGATACTGAATCAGGATAATCTTCACAGAATTGCGTTGTTACAGACAAACGAAGGAACACCGTTTTTCATAGCACCTGTGGGAATAGATGAAGGAAATCAACTGGCTGACAAAATAGAGTTCATCAAGCTTGGTGTTGAATACATCAGAAGATTCAATATTGAACCGGTTGTTGGAATACTGTCCGGAGGAAGACTTGGCGACCTTGGCCGCAACAGCCGCGTTGACCAGACACTTGCGGAAGGGGACTTCATTGTAAACAGGATAAGAGAACAGGGAATCGATGCCAAACATTACACCATCCTGATAGAAGATGCAATAAAAGAAGCGAATTTCATACTTGCCCCTGATGGCATTTCAGGAAACCTGATATTCAGAACCCTTGTATTCCTTGGCGGAGGATACGGATATGGGGCACCGATACTGATGGATGATTACGTGTTTGTTGACACATCCAGAGTCGGTGGTCACTATACAAAGGCAATAATGCTTGCAAGTGCACTGGTTGGCAAGCAAGAGACAAATACAGACAGCCAGTGACAACAATATTTTATACAGGATGCATACAATCTAATTGATTAAATTAATTTTATCCATAGGAATGGTATTGCGACAATTAATAATGCATAGGGAATGAGCGATATGGAAGCTGTACTGATAAAAGGAAAAACAATCGCTTCTGCCTGGTCTCAACTAATACATGAGATCTATGAGAAAGGAGAGGAGCATAAGCCGGACTACAAGACAATGACAAAGAGAGTTCATGCCACCATATATATTGAGGACGTGAACAACAATCAGGTTAGTCCTGCTGTACCCTTTGGAGAGAATCTGATAGCCAAATATAAGGAAGAACTTACAGAAGAATATGCAGACTGGTATAATTCCCTGGAAGATGACGACAAGAGAAAATTCGATTACTGTTATGCCAAGCAGTTGTTCAGATACGGACAGGCCGCATATGACAGTGTGAATGCAAATGTGAAGAACCTGCGTCCAGGATCAAGAAGACATGTGGGCGTACTCTGGGAAAATGAAGTACACATTCCCAAGTTTGAGGATCAGCCCTGCTGGATCGCCTACAAGCTGGAACAACTGAATGATACCCAGGTAAGGATCTACCTGCTTTACAGGTCATGGGACGCTTTTGGCGGATTCCCTGCAAATATCCCTGCTATTGTGGAAGGATTCAAAAAGGTATTCAGAGAAAATGAACTGAACCTGGAGATAGAATCACTTATTGCAACGGGATGGGACACACATATCTATGATGCGGACCTGCAGGCAGTGGAAAAGATATTCAAGACAAGTGCATTATGCCCATTATGCAAATGCATAACTCCAAAACATTCATTCATCCAAACTACCAAAGGCAAGGCTTGCCCGGAATGTAAGAAATCCATGTGATCTTACATTCATATTCTTTTTTTAGCACTCTTCGTGCAAGTTTCTTTATTGCTATAAGGTCGGGATTTTGCATCAGTTCTTTTGCATCCTTTTTTATTTTCAATCATACACAATAAGCAACAATCATAATTTTTAAAATATAAATCCGCTAATTATATATGTATGATTTATGCATACATTAATATGATTCCACTAATCCGACATTTGAGGAGAGAGATACCATGAAAAGACTTACTATAAGCATGTCCGATGAGCTTTTTGACAAACTGGATGTAATTGAAAATAAAAGCCTGTTCATCAGAAAGCTTATAGAAAGAGAACTTGATGCCGTGGATAATTTTTCCTCTGAAGAAGTCATCCCCTGGAGTGAAGGGTTCAGCATTCTCAAAAAAGATGTCAATACGATATTCAGTCGTCTTGAAGAAATGGAAAGTAAACTTGCAGGAGTAAATCCTGAACATGGAAACGAACCTTTGATGCAGGATTCTTTTGTCCCCGCTGAACAGGAGATACTTGAAGAAATACCGGCACCTCAGGATAATCTTACAAAGGACACCTTTGCACAAAATGCTTTCAGTCACGAAAGTGTATCGCCGGATGAACAAATGCCAATCGAGAGCATTGGCATCCCGGATATAACCGAAGGCACTGGAGCAGCGCTTCCGGACATACCTGCACCAATTGAAGCGGATAACAGCATCATCAAAGAAGATATTCTTGAAACTGCCACTAATGATATTGAAATTGAAGCTGCAAATAATGAATATCAAGGAATTATTGAAACACAGATTCCTGAACCAACTATAAACACAGACATCCAGAAAGATGATGGCACAGTACAATCGGCTCAAACCATTGCACAGGAACCAACACTAATGGATACTGCCCCTCCGGAGGAACTTATCATCCCGGAAAGCCCGGCATTAGACAACAGTAATGAAGTCACATTTAGACCACCAATGCCGGCAACTGAAATGCCAGATGCAGCAAATGGCGAAACTCCGCATGAACACAAACTATCTGAACTGGTTGCAGAGAAGATACATAAAGAGATCGAGGAGGAAAACGACATTTCCAGTGAGCTGGAAATTCCTTCATTCGTGCCTGAGCAGAGTAAACCAGAAACGGAAACACAACAGGCAGAGTTTCAGATGCCGGAATTCAAAACATTAGAACAGGAAATAGAACAAACGGATTTCCAGATGCCGGAACTGAAACCACCGGAACAGGAAATGGGACAAACAGAGTTCCAGATGCCAGAACTAAAACCTCCGGAACAGGAAATGGGACAAATGGAGTTCCAGATGCCAGAACTGAAAATGCCGGAACAGGAAATGCAACAAACGGAATTCCAGATGCCAGAACTGAAAATGCCGGAACAGGAAATCCAACAAACGGACTTCCAGATGCCAGAATTCAAGCCACCTGAACAGGATACGGCACAAATGGAGTTCCAGATGCCAGAACTAAAACTACCGGAACAGGAAATCCAACAAACGGAATTCCAGATGCCAGAATTCAAGCCACCTGAGCAGGATACGGCACAAATGGAGTTCCAGATGCCAGAACTAAAACTACCGGAACAGGAAATGGGACAAGCAGAGTTCCAAATGCCAGAGCTAAAACTGCCGGAGCAGGAAATGGAACAAGCAGAGTTCCAGATGCCAGAATTCAAACCACCGGAACAGGAAATGGGACAGACAGCATTTGCAATGCCAGAGCTGCAAACACCGGAAACTGCACCAGTTCCTGCTACAAATGAACCGGGATTTGCAATGCCAGATATGAAAGCTCCAGGAATGCCACCTGCTGCCGGAGAAACGATGCCACCTTTTAATGCTGGAACTGAGGTTATGCCGGAAATGCAAAGTCCTGTACCTCAGATGCAGCCTTCGAGTTCACAAAGTAATTCAAATCAGACAACTGGAGCAAAACCTGACAAACTTGAAACCAATATTCTAATGTATATGCCACGTGGAGCTAAAGTTAAAAAAGAGATCATTAAAAGTTTAGTATCACGCCAGTTCAGCCAGGAAGATATTGAGAAGAAAATACAGGAACTGGTTGCAAGACAGATACTTATACTTAATCAGGAGAATGGTGTTGAGCAACTTCATAGATTGAAATGAGAAGTCTGCACCAGAACAGAGTGTCAAATAAGTCCTGACCTTTCAGATGACATTTCTGAAAGGATAATTCCGGATGAACATTGTTTGCAAACATTTCGTGAATGGTCAAAACAACCATTGCAAACTAGCCGGCCGCATAGACTACATGTGTTCAGACTGGATACAGAACCACATATAGCGCAAATACCCACCCTTTCCATTAAAGAATAGTCATGCAATTCTAAATAAAAAACCGTCGGTCATCTATAAAAAAAAAGATTGCAGACCTTAACTGCTCTGAAAATGGTTGAAATACAAAAAATGATGAAAGGGCATTATTCAATTATAGCGCCCTTGTTTGCAGAACTGACGAATTTTCTGTATCTTGCAAGATAGCCTGTGACTTTCTTTTCCAGTGGAACAAAAGTCTTCCTGCGCTCTGCAAGTTCTTCCTCAGACACTTTCAGGTCAAGCTTTCTTGCAGGAATGTCGATCTCGATTATGTCGCCTTCCTTCACAAGACCAATTGGTCCGCCTTCCTGTGCTTCAGGAGAGATGTGCCCGATACATGGCCCTCTGGTTCCGCCGGAGAAGCGACCATCTGTAACAAGAGCGACCTTGTCGATAAGACCCATACCAGCGATAGCAGAGGTTGGAGAAAGCATCTCACGCATTCCAGGACCACCTTTTGGACCTTCATAGCGTATGACCACGACATCCCCTGCAACTATCTTCTTTGCAAGAATTGCAGCCATTGCCTCTTCCTCGCTGTCAAATACCCTGGCAGGACCACTGTGCTTTAGCATCTTTGGATCAACTGCTGCCTGTTTGACAACTGATCCGTCAGGAGCAAGACTTCCTTTCAGTACGGCAATTCCACCTTCTTTGTGGATCGGAGCCTCCATTGTACCCATGATCCTTGCATTGAGTTTAGGATTGATGATGACAAGGTCAGCAAGGTTCTCTCCAACGGTCTTACCATTAACTGTCTTTTCATCCATGTTAAGACTGGACTGGAGTCTTGACATGATCGCCTGGACACCGCCTGCTCTTTCAAAGTCAAGCATGTAATTCTCTCCTCCTGGTTTAAGGGAGATGAGATGAGGAGTGCTTCTGCTGAGCCTGTCAAAGACATCAAGAGTGAGTTCAAGTCCGAAAGCATGAGCAATTGCAGGAAGGTGAAGTGTGGTGTTAGTACTGCCACCAATCGCCATGTCGACCATTATGGCATTTTCAAATGATTTCATTGTGACTATGCTGCGAGGGTTAAGACCTTCATTGACCATGGAAACAATACGTTCTCCTGATTCCTTTGCAAGTCTTATCTTCTTTGCATCTGCAGCGTGGGCAGTGCCACATCCAGGGAGACTCAGACCAAGTGCTTCTGTCATGCAGGCCATGGTGTTTGCAGTATACATTCCTGCACATGAACCAGCGCCGCTGCATGAGCAGTCTTCAAGGAGCTTCAGTTTTTCATCGGATACCTTTTCAGACTGACATTCTCCTACTCCTTCAAATACAGAGATCAAGTCCCTTGGCTCGTCATCAACATAACCGGGGATCATAGGACCACCTGTAACTACAATTGAAGGGATGTCAAGGCTTCCTGCTGCCATGAGATGACCAGGAGTTATTTTGTCACATGCAGTTACCATAACCATACCATCAAGCTGGTGACCCTGAAGAACAAGCTCTATGGAGTCCTCGATAGCTTCACGGCTTGGAAGAGAATATTTCATTCCTTCATGACCCATGGCAATTCCGTCACAGATACCGATAGTGTGGAATTCAAATGGAACACCGCCAGCACTTCTGATGCCAGCCTTCACAGCCTCTGCAACCTTGTCAAGGTGAATGTGACCAGGGATAAGCTCATTCCTGGAGTTCACAACTGCAATGAACGGCTTTTTCATTTCAGAATCTGTTACACCGGTTGCCTTCAAAAGAGAACGATGAGGCGCACGTTCGAGTCCTTTCTTTGTCTTGTCACTTCTCATTGGAAAAACCTCGTTTGCTGCATTTACAGCATGCTTACACTAATATAGGTAATAGAAAAAGGAATATATAAGAAGTATGTGCCATCCTGCCATTAAAGATGATTTCTGGTTCTGTAGAAATCCTGTTTATGCGAGTCACTAACTTTCTTTATTTTCAATTCGAAAAAAAAACAATTTTTTATTTAGGCTGAAGTGTTACAGGCCAATAATACTCATGCTCATACATTTGCACAATCCTACAAATTCATACAAATATGAATGTCATCCCGAAAATCAGACAGAACATAACAATATGACAGTTACACATATGTTATAATAGGAAAAGTAGGACGTAAGAAAAGTAAGAATCGAGTATGAGTAGGAATACTACATCCCACTTTTACGAATCGATTCAATAACACGGAAAGTATACCTCAATGAGCGCATGACATTCCACTCAAGTATTAGAGAAATTCGACAGCAGAAGAGATATTAATAGAGTAATAGAGTAATACTCTTAAGACTATTATTTCAGACCGCCTGATTAAATATGTTTAAAGACCTAATATGCAGGTGAATTGAAATCTTATAGGTATATGTGGGCAATTGACAATTATAACAGAGTTAGACCCCGCAGGCAAAATCAATTTATGATTTTCAAAACATGCAACCACGAAAAACAGCAACAATGGGCACATAAGTTGTGCAGTATATATATTATTATGATTTCACAATGATGCATATAATATAATGAATATTTATGATTGAACATAATATAAAACCCATATATACAAGTATACATTCAGAGAATATATAACTTAAAAACAAGAAGAGAAGCATGAGAGCAGTAATAATTGACGGATACGTAGACGAACCTGCGTGTTTTGGAGTACCTCCTTATATTTCACCTTACATACGATATATTGCAGGTGCTTTAAGAGAAAAGGGATTCCAGGAAGAGAATATATCTTATTTTACGATAGATCATCTGCGTAAAGATATCACTGAGGCACCAAGACTCATAAATCGAGCAGATATAGTTGTAGTTCTTGCCGGCATGACAGTACCTGGCAAATACCTGCGCTCAACACCTATCAACGTGGGAGAGATAGAAAGTATATTCAGCGCCACCAATGGAACAAAGATACTTGGTGGACCCATTCGGCTTGGCTTTTCCCTTGAAGGTGGAAAGAAGGCTGAATGTGATATTATAACCAACACCGATGTATGTATTTCCAGTAAGGACATCGAAGCTTTTGTATTTGATATTTCAGGAGAAAATGCAGGATCTCCCGAGGACTCCGATCACAGATTCAGATCAGTTGAAGAGATAGGAAGATGGAGCATAAAGGGCAGTTTCATTATCAAAAAACATCCGGATTATCCGAACGTGATGTGCGAGGTCGAGACCTACAGAGGTTGCGGACGTAAACAACACTGTTCATTCTGTACGGAGCCATCATATGGAAGCTCAGATTACCGGCCAATTAAAGATGTCATAACTGAAGTTTCCGAACTGTATAAGCATGGTGCAAGGTTTTTCAGGATTGGAAGACAGCCGGATATTTTAAGCTATCATGCAAAGGACAGAGGAGGAGAAATACCCGAACCTGACCCGCAGGCCATACTTTCTCTGTATAAAGGCATCAGAGATGTTGCACCCGACCTTAAAGTTCTTCATATGGACAATGCGAATCCGGGAACAATTGCAACTTACCCTGAACTTAGCAGAGAAATATTCAAAACAATTGTAAAATACCACACGTCCGGAGACGTAGCTGCCCTTGGGATGGAGAGTGCGGACCCGGCAGTTGTCAGGGCCAATGGTCTTAAAGCGATGCCTGAAGAGATATTTGAAGCCATTAAGGTCATAAATGAAGTTGGAAGCTCCAGAGGAGCTAACGGAATGCCAGAACTGCTT
The sequence above is a segment of the uncultured Methanolobus sp. genome. Coding sequences within it:
- a CDS encoding DNA topoisomerase VI subunit B — its product is MDNPIAEELAKNQKSISVAEFFEKNRQILGFDSAPRSLITTVKEAVDNSLDACEESEILPDIFLHIERSGKDNVVIIVEDNGPGIVKEQIPKVFAKLLYGSRFHALKQSRGQQGIGISASVLYSQLTSGHHTKIISKIGHGKPAHYYELMINTSTNEPEILKDDVVDWDRPHGTRIEMEMEASYVKGRRQSIYEYLKATAIVNPHARITLIEPDGNQEVFERATDKLPVPAKEILPHPHGIELGTLMKMLRYTERQKLSPFLRYSFSKIGHLAAEEICKASGLDPELDPHEMTRDQSRKLLDAFSRVKIMAPPTDCLSPIGEDLIYKGLEKEFSVDFIATTTRSASVYSGNPFIVEVGIAFGGELQKDDRVDIMRFANRVPLLYQQGGCVITHAIESVKWKQYGINQPGGGLPTGPVVILVHVASTNVPFTSESKDAVAEIPEIKDEIELAIKEVARKMNRYLNKRDNLKKRREKEIIITKVLPKLASKLAETLERDVPDINPVVAKVMGNLLVDRIVESDGNGGAKISIRAKNYTGKKQDFNVHDMVPFKIENAVPQPKVISMGSDFDYIWKLSVAPGSSKVLSYSVATLSEAEIAKLPTLIVEGLDEELVTGAKAIRG
- a CDS encoding Lrp/AsnC ligand binding domain-containing protein, with the protein product MVIGVTMVNVLPGSERSAFNELNRIEGIKDIYHVFGEYDFVVIIEVDDLGSLNSIVDLIRETESVTATQTIVGAELK
- a CDS encoding replication factor C large subunit, with translation MTVQMEWAEKYRPVSLSDVVGHKKVIDDLRNWGEQWEYGIPEKRAAILHGQAGIGKTSSAHALARDMNWEVIELNASDQRTAGVIEKVAGSASTMRTLTGTSDKRLIILDEADNLHGNSDRGGARAIVDVIKKASQPIVLIANDIYGLSSTVRSLCLELKFGSVQSRSMIPALKKIAAQESIMCGVGVIEKIAESADGDFRSAVNDLQAIALGRTEINIEDISTSERDNKESIFKVVGRIFKGKDVSSALEATYNLDETPEDLIHWVDENLPYQYTGKGEEALTPDIVNAYSYLSRSDRFLGRVRRRQNYRMWRYAGMLMTGGTVVSKSRMRGGFVKYQPPSLWRKMGQMRSRRDMRNNIAVKIGSHCNESMRYSRLEVAGMYSRLIQDDEYAADVVAVLGLDMDEVLHMAGAKKVTKKLQAVYDDAQKKRQVFIPDDEPVFFIEKAAPKKDPSQLSFDRLPASNNAALDAAFGKDSSKNNDASAPAKKEVAAKPQKTLFDF
- the mtxX gene encoding methanogenesis marker protein Mmp4/MtxX, with protein sequence MGSKSTENLLGLIEKRALQNRARVAIGVRNPSPKMLKSARDAHVAGYAHVMLVGNKKEIEEIGTDLEIIGTNDPERTLGDLLKSRYVDAAVRGTAGASQTLSHLKKILNQDNLHRIALLQTNEGTPFFIAPVGIDEGNQLADKIEFIKLGVEYIRRFNIEPVVGILSGGRLGDLGRNSRVDQTLAEGDFIVNRIREQGIDAKHYTILIEDAIKEANFILAPDGISGNLIFRTLVFLGGGYGYGAPILMDDYVFVDTSRVGGHYTKAIMLASALVGKQETNTDSQ
- a CDS encoding thymidylate synthase, whose product is MSDMEAVLIKGKTIASAWSQLIHEIYEKGEEHKPDYKTMTKRVHATIYIEDVNNNQVSPAVPFGENLIAKYKEELTEEYADWYNSLEDDDKRKFDYCYAKQLFRYGQAAYDSVNANVKNLRPGSRRHVGVLWENEVHIPKFEDQPCWIAYKLEQLNDTQVRIYLLYRSWDAFGGFPANIPAIVEGFKKVFRENELNLEIESLIATGWDTHIYDADLQAVEKIFKTSALCPLCKCITPKHSFIQTTKGKACPECKKSM
- the ilvD gene encoding dihydroxy-acid dehydratase; translated protein: MRSDKTKKGLERAPHRSLLKATGVTDSEMKKPFIAVVNSRNELIPGHIHLDKVAEAVKAGIRSAGGVPFEFHTIGICDGIAMGHEGMKYSLPSREAIEDSIELVLQGHQLDGMVMVTACDKITPGHLMAAGSLDIPSIVVTGGPMIPGYVDDEPRDLISVFEGVGECQSEKVSDEKLKLLEDCSCSGAGSCAGMYTANTMACMTEALGLSLPGCGTAHAADAKKIRLAKESGERIVSMVNEGLNPRSIVTMKSFENAIMVDMAIGGSTNTTLHLPAIAHAFGLELTLDVFDRLSRSTPHLISLKPGGENYMLDFERAGGVQAIMSRLQSSLNMDEKTVNGKTVGENLADLVIINPKLNARIMGTMEAPIHKEGGIAVLKGSLAPDGSVVKQAAVDPKMLKHSGPARVFDSEEEAMAAILAKKIVAGDVVVIRYEGPKGGPGMREMLSPTSAIAGMGLIDKVALVTDGRFSGGTRGPCIGHISPEAQEGGPIGLVKEGDIIEIDIPARKLDLKVSEEELAERRKTFVPLEKKVTGYLARYRKFVSSANKGAIIE
- a CDS encoding radical SAM protein, with the translated sequence MRAVIIDGYVDEPACFGVPPYISPYIRYIAGALREKGFQEENISYFTIDHLRKDITEAPRLINRADIVVVLAGMTVPGKYLRSTPINVGEIESIFSATNGTKILGGPIRLGFSLEGGKKAECDIITNTDVCISSKDIEAFVFDISGENAGSPEDSDHRFRSVEEIGRWSIKGSFIIKKHPDYPNVMCEVETYRGCGRKQHCSFCTEPSYGSSDYRPIKDVITEVSELYKHGARFFRIGRQPDILSYHAKDRGGEIPEPDPQAILSLYKGIRDVAPDLKVLHMDNANPGTIATYPELSREIFKTIVKYHTSGDVAALGMESADPAVVRANGLKAMPEEIFEAIKVINEVGSSRGANGMPELLPGINIVHGLMGESKKTFELNFEFLKKVLDEDLLLRRINIRQVMAFPGTRMYGNDELVRKHKQIFLKYKEMIRKEIDMPMLKKIIPAGTVLKDVMCEVNSERICFGRQMGSYPLLVGIPANQQLGEYIDVTITRHGHRSITGVPYPLNINTAPLSLIQELPGIGKKQAILINQGSPFKNSDDFTERTGKKEILPYISF